One window of Leishmania infantum JPCM5 genome chromosome 8 genomic DNA carries:
- a CDS encoding putative phosphoglycerate mutase protein translates to MAHIYVCRHGQDMDNVHGILNGHRNQPLSELGRRQAAAVADKIKESGVNYAAIYSSPLQRALETASAIGAAVNVQVQVRADLIERDFGVLSGKPYADIPKYAGDKVLQGDKVLYFLEVEGCETFDKCYERAQSVLADVNAAHAGEHVLLVCHGDIGKMLQAAKAKVEWQEGLRLPYFANTEVIKL, encoded by the coding sequence ATGGCCCACATCTACgtctgccgccacggccagGATATGGACAATGTGCACGGCATTTTAAATGGGCACCGCAATCAGCCGCTTTCTGAGCTGGGCCGTCGGCAGGCTGCAGCTGTCGCCGACAAGATCAAGGAGAGCGGTGTCAACTATGCCGCCATCTACTCCTCTCCGTTGCAGCGCGCTCTCgagacggcgtcggcgatcGGTGCCGCCGTGAACGTACAGGTGCAGGTGCGTGCCGACCTAATCGAACGCGACTTCGGCGTCTTGTCGGGAAAGCCGTACGCTGACATACCCAAGTACGCTGGTGATAAAGTGCTGCAGGGAGACAAGGTTCTGTACTTTCTCGAAGTCGAAGGCTGTGAGACCTTCGACAAGTGCTACGAACGGGCGCAGAGCGTGCTTGCGGACGTGAACGCGGCGCACGCTGGCGAACATGTCCTGCTCGTGTGTCACGGTGACATTGGGAAGATGCTTCAAGCCGCAAAAGCCAAGGTGGAGTGGCAGGAGGGACTTCGACTCCCCTATTTTGCTAACACAGAGGTGATTAAGCTATAG
- a CDS encoding putative ATP-dependent DEAD/H RNA helicase yields the protein MNYASIRTDFYVVPPDMTNLTAQEMRELLRELDGAKVHGKDVPRPIRSWHGTGLPDRVLEVLEEHEYKCPFAVQSLGVPALMSGRDLLLTAKTGSGKTLCYALPLIRHCADQPRCEKGEGPIGLVLVPTQELAMQVFTLLDELGEAAGLRCVASYGSTSLSDNIRHAKAGCELMVATPGRLLDLLTVNGGKTLSLSRVSFVIVDEADRLFDSGFMEHVEAFLKNIRPDRVTGMISATMPKELRGVVAQHLRNPVVISVGGKPTPASNVEQQFFFFDEEVYDANNIKADMSPRLVKLLALLGDEGGDGQNLILVFTQRKEEVDELLGRLTTLGYANRVATLYSGMDPIDREFALEHFVPGKQFILVATAVAERGLDIPYLGLVINYRLPNHYEAYVHRIGRTGRAGRSGRAVSFFTRGKDDDIAPELVEGLERAEQRVPEELYEVAEKVRALRKSGDARYNSGFFRGYRDAKAQRFTDRDKKEKMREAARAAGLEQFLSSSSESDSDASSDEDANITAVPVQSRARAASAEEAAASSMALTLHRGAQSGALTLSAAQEDRISKALAFAQKTTTAATMAADEATMVRFQSEYPINDLPDAVRGKLQSGAFMRSIAEETETSLIRKGVYFDPRYKHSRRMKEGEKPLYFLIVGKSMEAVRAARNKLDEVKAELLSKQKKTGSVTGATI from the coding sequence ATGAACTACGCCTCCATTCGCACAGACTTCTACGTGGTGCCGCCGGACATGACGAATCTCACAGCGCAGGAGATGCGAGAACTGCTGCGAGAGCTGGATGGGGCAAAGGTTCACGGGAAAGATGTGCCGCGGCCGATTCGCTCCTGGCATGGCACCGGATTGCCGGATCGCGTgttggaggtgctggaggagcacGAGTACAAGTGCCCTTTTGCGGTGCAGTCGCTCGGCGTGCCGGCGCTGATGAGCGGACGGGATTTGCTCCTCACAGCAAAGACGGGGTCCGGCAAAACGCTCTGCtatgcgctgccgctcatcCGGCACTGCGCGGACCAGCCGCGGTGTGAAAAGGGCGAGGGCCCTATAGGGCTGGTGCTTGTGCCCACGCAGGAGCTCGCTATGCAGGTATTCACGCTTCTCGACGAGTTGGGGGAGGCTGCTGGGCTGCGCTGTGTCGCCTCGTATGGCAGCACGTCGCTATCCGACAATATTCGCCATGCCAAGGCGGGGTGTGAGTTGATGGTGGCGACGCCCGGCCGGCTGCTAGACCTTCTCACAGTGAATGGAGGGAAGACGTTGAGCCTGTCGCGCGTCTCCTTCGTCATTGTTGACGAGGCGGACCGCCTCTTCGACAGCGGCTTCATGGAGCACGTGGAGGCCTTTCTGAAGAACATACGCCCTGACCGCGTAACAGGGATGATCAGCGCTACGATGCCAAAGGAGCTGCGCGGGGTAGTAGCGCAACACCTGCGGAACCCTGTTGTCATTTCCGTCGGCGGAAAACCGACGCCTGCCTCGAACGTCGAGCAGCAGTTCTTCTTTTTCGACGAGGAGGTATACGACGCGAACAACATCAAGGCAGACATGAGCCCACGTCTTGTAAAGTTACTGGCATTGCTGGGAGACGAGGGCGGTGACGGTCAGAACCTAATCCTGGTCTTTACTCAACGGAAGGAGGAGGTAGACGAGTTGCTGGGGCGGCTCACCACGCTGGGCTACGCCAACCGCGTGGCAACACTCTACAGCGGCATGGACCCCATCGACCGCGAGTTCGCGCTGGAGCACTTTGTTCCAGGCAAGCAGTTTATTCTCGTCGCCACCGCAGTTGCAGAGCGCGGCTTGGATATTCCCTACCTCGGCCTTGTGATCAACTACCGGTTGCCCAACCACTACGAGGCGTACGTGCATCGTATCGGCCGCACCGGCCGCGCCGGGCGCAGCGGGCGTGCCGTGAGCTTTTTCACTCGTGGCAAGGATGACGACATCGCTCCAGAGCTGGTGGAAGGGCTGGAGCGTGCGGAGCAGCGAGTACCAGAGGAGTTGTACGAGGTTGCGGAGAaggtgcgtgcgctgcgcaagtCTGGCGATGCAAGGTACAACAGCGGCTTCTTTCGCGGCTACCGCGACGCGAAGGCGCAGCGCTTCACTGACCGTGACAAGAAGGAGAAGATGCGCGAGGCTGCCCGCGCGGCCGGGTTAGAGCAGTTTctcagctcctcctccgagtCCGACTCGGATGCCTCGAGCGACGAAGATGCAAACATCactgcggtgccggtgcaATCGAGAGCTCGCGCCGCGTCGGCagaagaggcagcggcgagctcgatggcgctgacgctgcacCGTGGTGCGCAAAGCGGCGCGTTGACGTTGTCCGCTGCGCAGGAGGACCGCATTTCCAAGGCGCTGGCGTTCGCGCAGAAAACAACCACGGCGGCAACGATGGCGGCGGACGAGGCGACGATGGTGCGCTTTCAGAGTGAGTACCCCATCAATGACTTGCCCGATGCCGTGCGTGGCAAGCTGCAGAGCGGCGCTTTTATGCGCTCCATCGCGGAGGAGACGGAAACATCATTGATCCGAAAGGGCGTGTATTTCGACCCACGCTACAAGCACTCGCGGCGGatgaaggagggggagaagccGCTGTATTTTCTGATAGTGGGAAAGtcgatggaggcggtgcgggcAGCTCGCAACAAACTCGACGAGGTgaaggcagagctgctgaGCAAACAGAAGAAGACGGGATCCGTGACTGGTGCCACGATCTAG
- a CDS encoding putative adaptor complex protein (AP) 3 delta subunit 1, with translation MSLAAFTQYSLAAVVRNLRSAPGGTEEEAVDRYIADTKNEVNAADPRVKMVAIQKATYFHMLGYSSQYADFRVVEMMASPIFLHKRIAYLAACLTFTEDTDVIPLMTASLKRDLSSSNQFEVGLALYCIASICTPDMAQDVVADVVNLLGHPRAYVRKKATLSLYRVFLSYPESLRVTYGRLKEKLEDNNEKADTDPAVRGAVVCVLCELARRNPANFLGLAVPFYSLLSSVHSNWTLIKIVKVFGYFAPLEPRLGKKLVEPITNLINTTGAKSVQYECLLAVANGMSQVSSLKKLAAEKIRGFVEDADPNLKFLGLEALSLLVASSENRKLLADQREVVLRCLDDPDSTIRLKALHLLRDLTTRKTVISHINEMLDRCVRTPPDEEWSNAVIRTIIETAQTGDYEWIQDFEWYLSVLLDLCVVELTVYTHGGFMEQELVCILSRVNGVRRAGVEEIVPLLTNVRLLGCDRQHSTQWRILCAAAFICGEYPHWVPDIAEACRALLDEPITLLPAEVQLACVAAVGKIAAYVYQPCARHVQLCNGEEECRAAEEEEQRIVPSLAELIRTVLLPEADEASGAHDNTAADDARGAAARAHRGLRRFCHSAFPSVLERAHLVQYQVMEHPEVGPKLYEAVLPPVAAGAQDAIELPEDVDLEAPFCENVAMLMALSGSDEDDGSDGGALGGYGGLGDSGDDDLDANFNLEYRIEQQRRSEQARREEMAPYYLRDSADAGVVVSEDFGAPSRPLRSAQQIGCDDGLVSHAGAVSQHRQHTRTRRPQKVFSINRQLSKPADYEEKKAARWHRSKSPEEDEATRKLRGIDVTRALRADERLPETLSYAQLLQQQQHKGKGSDELYADAMVASHAAEAVQVTLYNERPLGLYLTVTGCKVRRDGLHLSGAVECVNATSSSVVRDVRLTATPTAAFAMGDVTLRLEAVKSDMAEDASGGTSVTVAERLKGSATVRVPIVARLSHLPSSFAEAPLSLNLSWTAERKHHQVALTLPLEYVYFAKPVLPGSVLTSHEYLEDVVGKALAAAPIATAFVPCSKAAIMTGVMAAMPQLRLAPIDVFKDALSMYGLLHGRKSELAHTHVAVLLQEQEVDGSKGILVTVRCHYPVLSEALIVKLAELVGAH, from the coding sequence ATGTCGCTCGCCGCTTTCACGCAGTATTCTctcgcggcggtggtgcgcaacCTCCGCAGCGCCCCGGGAGgaacagaggaggaggctgtgGACAGGTACATCGCGGACACGAAGAATGAGGTGAACGCCGCCGATCCGCGCGTCAAAATGGTGGCGATTCAGAAGGCGACTTATTTTCACATGCTTGGGTATAGCTCGCAGTACGCCGACTTCCGCGTCGTGGAGATGATGGCGAGCCCCATTTTTCTGCACAAGCGCATTGCTTACCTGGCTGCCTGCCTCACCTTTACCGAGGACACTGACGTCATTCCTCTCATGACGGCGTCGCTGAAGCGCGATTTGAGCAGTAGCAACCAATTTGAGGTCGGCCTTGCCTTGTATTGCATTGCATCAATCTGCACCCCTGACATGGCGCAAGACGTCGTGGCGGACGTCGTCAACCTGCTGGGTCACCCTCGTGCATACGTGCGCAAGAAGGCGACGCTCAGCCTCTACCGCGTCTTTCTAAGCTACCCTGAGTCGCTGCGCGTGACATACGGCCGACTGAAGGAGAAGCTCGAAGACAACAATGAAAAGGCGGACACCGACCCCGCCGtacgcggcgccgtcgtgtgcgtgctgtgcgAGTTAGCGCGGCGCAACCCAGCCAATTTTTTAGGCTTGGCCGTCCCTTTCTACTCCCTTCTGTCCTCCGTGCACAGCAACTGGACACTGATCAAGATTGTGAAGGTGTTCGGCTACTTCGCGCCGCTCGAGCCGCGGCTGGGGAAGAAGCTTGTGGAGCCCATCACAAACCTGATCaacaccaccggcgccaagTCAGTGCAGTATGAGTGCCTCCTGGCCGTTGCGAACGGAATGAGCCAAGTGTCGTCGCTGAAAAAGTTGGCTGCGGAGAAGATTCGTGGTTTTGTCGAGGACGCCGATCCGAACTTGAAGTTCCTTGGGCTGGAGGCACTCTCCCTGCTGGTCGCCTCCTCTGAAAACCGAAAGCTGCTCGCGGATCAGAGGGAGGTGGTTCTGAGGTGCTTGGACGACCCAGACAGCACCATCCGACTCAAGGCTTTGCACCTTTTGCGAGACCTGACCACGCGCAAGACGGTGATCTCGCACATCAATGAGATGCTTGaccgctgcgtgcgcacgccaCCTGACGAGGAGTGGTCGAATGCCGTCATTCGAACGATCATCGAAACCGCGCAGACGGGCGACTACGAGTGGATCCAGGACTTTGAGTGGTACCTTAGTGTGCTGCTCGACCTGTGCGTGGTGGAGCTGACGGTGTACACCCACGGCGGCTTCATGGAGCAGGAGCTGGTCTGCATTTTGTCGCGCGTGAACGGTGTGCGGCGGGCCGGTGTGGAGGAGATTGTTCCGCTGCTGACAAATGTGCGCTTGCTCGGCTGCGACCGGCAGCACTCCACGCAGTGGCGCatcctctgcgccgccgccttcatcTGCGGCGAGTATCCGCATTGGGTCCCCGACATTGCGGAGGCGTGCCGGGCTCTTCTCGACGAGCCCATCACACTGCTGCccgcggaggtgcagctggcttgtgtggcggcggtgggcaaAATCGCCGCGTATGTGTATCAGCCGTGTGCTCGTCATGTTCAGCTTTGCAACGGTGAAGAGgagtgccgcgccgcggaagaggaagagcagcggaTAGTCCCGTCTCTGGCGGAGCTCATACGcacagtgctgctgccggaaGCCGATGAGGCGAGCGGGGCGCACGACAacaccgccgctgacgacgccagaggcgccgctgcgcgagctcaTCGCGGCCTACGACGCTTCTGTCATAGCGCTTTCCCAAGTGTGCTGGAGCGCGCGCATCTGGTCCAGTATCAGGTGATGGAGCATCCCGAGGTAGGACCAAAGCTGTACGAGGCGGTCCTCCCCCCCGTGGCTGCCGGGGCGCAGGATGCGATCGAGCTGCCAGAGGACGTGGATCTGGAGGCCCCCTTCTGCGAGAACGTGGCGATGCTCATGGCGTTGAGTGGCAGTGACGAGGATGatggcagcgacggtggtgcGCTGGGTGGCTACGGTGGTCTTGGCGATAGTGGGGATGATGATTTGGATGCTAATTTCAACTTGGAATACCGTATCGAACAACAGCGCCGCTCAGAGCAGGCGCGGCGGGAGGAGATGGCCCCTTACTACCTGCGTGACTCGGCAGATGCGGGCGTGGTCGTATCCGAGGACTTTGGCGCCCCTTCGCGGCCGCTCCGCTCTGCGCAGCAGATTGGCTGCGATGACGGCCTTGTCTCCCATGCTGGCGCGGTGTCTCAACACCGccaacacacgcgcacccgtCGTCCGCAGAAGGTCTTCAGCATCAACCGCCAACTGTCAAAGCCGGCAGACTACGAGGAAAAGAAGGCGGCGCGATGGCACCGATCAAAGTCacccgaggaggacgaggcgacgCGCAAGCTGCGCGGTATCGACGTTACTCGCGCCCTGCGCGCCGATGAACGCCTGCCGGAGACACTGTCCTACGCccagctccttcagcagcagcagcacaaagGCAAGGGCAGCGACGAGTTATACGCGGATGCGATGGTGGCGTCTCACGCCGCTGAGGCGGTCCAAGTCACTCTGTACAACGAGCGTCCGCTGGGGTTGTACCTGACGGTGACAGGTTGCAAGGTGCGCAGGGACGGCCTCCATCTCAGCGGCGCGGTGGAGTGTGTGAACGCcacaagcagcagcgttgTTCGCGACGTGCGCCTGACGGCCACGCCGACGGCAGCATTTGCCATGGGAGACGTTACGCTGCGCCTCGAGGCGGTGAAGTCGGATATGGCGGAGGACGCGAGTGGCGGCACTTCCGTGACAGTGGCCGAGAGGCTGAAGGGgtcggcgacggtgcgggTGCCGATTGTTGCACGGCTGAGTCACCTGCCCTCCTCTTTTGCGGAGGCGCCGTTGTCGCTGAACCTCAGCTGGACTGCAGAGCGCAAGCATCACCAGGTAGCACTCACACTACCGCTAGAGTACGTCTACTTCGCGAAGCCTGTGCTGCCGGGCTCCGTGCTCACGTCTCACGAGTATCTCGAGGATGTTGTCGGCAAGGCCCTCGCTGCAGCCCCTATCGCCACGGCCTTTGTGCCGTGCAGCAAGGCAGCGATTATGACTGGAGTTATGGCTGCCATgccacagctgcgcctgGCCCCGATTGATGTATTCAAGGATGCGCTATCCATGTACGGCCTCCTGCACGGCCGCAAGTCGGAgctggcacacacgcatgtggCGGTGCTTCTGCAGGAGCAGGAAGTGGATGGCTCCAAAGGGATTCTGGTGACGGTGCGATGCCACTATCCTGTACTGAGCGAGGCTCTCATTGTgaagctggcggagctggtggGTGCACACTAG
- a CDS encoding putative dual-specificity protein phosphatase, with protein sequence MGGGATPATTGSQVVDLRALDPSPCPSRGSRSPLRSCHVHERGSRCEDVPATQILEFLYLGSVKDAQDAAFLARHQIRYIINVSQEEYWSVDKKVQIFTFKVDDSATADIAALFQPTRDLINRIRGRYYRYARGESSTRPAVLVHCQKGRSRSATIVLAYLIYTNGWSVAEAMKYVGARRPCAEPNIGFMEELRKLQESLSFEERTRRYSELCWFMRNLNAETSQSHVRELFEKRIGMVRHVVTYVVAGGGAGNVADGDTVGNCGDGSRVTVQRDTRFSASWPAAPSTGDSDAADSLVAFDLGAALGKQNDGLDDQRAAKDSDTHAYKDASAAVSLLRGPSTEKTMLCFVFFTCREDVLHGIKSGQFQQLLLQLPSAAGKQIKYATGPKLKKIMTEHQSMSSSFVQDMAGFSDHATTRTGGESAAADADGAVQTQGVVAPASKEADVTRPV encoded by the coding sequence ATGGGTGGCGGTGCTACCCCAGCGACAACCGGCTCGCAGGTGGTAGACCTGCGCGCGTTGGACCCGTCACCGTGTCCATCGCGCGGGTCTCGCTCGCCTCTGCGGTCTTGCCATGTGCACGAGCGCGGCTCGCGCTGTGAGGACGTGCCGGCGACGCAGATCCTGGAGTTTTTGTACCTGGGAAGCGTGAAGGACGCGCAGGATGCCGCCTTCTTGGCGAGGCATCAAATCCGCTACATCATCAACGTCTCTCAAGAGGAGTACTGGTCGGTGGATAAGAAGGTGCAGATCTTTACCTTCAAGGTGGACGACTCCGCCACAGCCGATATTGCGGCGCTCTTTCAGCCCACGCGCGACCTCATCAACAGAATTCGCGGGCGCTACTATCGCTACGCAAGAGGTGAGAGCTCTACGAggccggcggtgctggtgcactGTCAAAAAGGCCGCAGCCGTTCCGCAACGATCGTCTTAGCATACCTCATCTACACGAACGGCTGGTCCGTGGCAGAGGCGATGAAGTATGTCGGTGCGCGTCGACCCTGCGCGGAGCCGAACATCGGCTTCATGGAGGAGTTGCGGAAGCTGCAGGAGAGCCTCTCCTTCGAGGAGCGCACGAGGCGGTACAGCGAGCTGTGCTGGTTCATGCGCAACCTGAACGCGGAAACGTCGCAGTCGCACGTACGGGAGCTATTCGAGAAACGCATCGGCATGGTGCGACATGTCGTCACCTACGTCGTGGCCGGCGGCGGGGCTGGTAACGTGGCCGACGGTGACACGGTTGGCAACTGTGGTGATGGCAGTCGAGTGACAGTGCAACGCGACACGCGATTCTCCGCGTCgtggccggcggcgccgtctacCGGTgacagcgacgccgcggacTCTTTGGTGGCGTTTGATCTcggggcggcgctggggaAGCAAAACGACGGTTTAGACGATCAGCGTGCAGCCAAAGacagcgacacacacgcgtacaagGACGCCAGTGCCGCCGTGAGCCTGCTTCGCGGTCCCAGCACGGAGAAGACGATGCTCTGCTTTGTGTTCTTCACGTGCCGCGAGGACGTACTACACGGCATCAAGTCAGGGCAGttccagcagctgcttctccagctccCCTCAGCAGCCGGCAAGCAGATCAAGTACGCGACTGGGCCAAAGCTGAAGAAGATCATGACGGAGCACCAGAGTATGTCGAGCAGCTTCGTGCAAGACATGGCAGGATTCAGCGACCACGCCACGACTCGAACAGGTGGTGAGTCAGCAGCGGCTGATGCCGATGGTGCAGTGCAAACACAGGGAGTAGTAGCGCCTGCTAGCAAGGAGGCAGATGTGACGCGGCCTGTGTGA